Proteins co-encoded in one Candidatus Moraniibacteriota bacterium genomic window:
- a CDS encoding DNA-3-methyladenine glycosylase → MLNKNFYKRNTLKVAQDLLGCFLIRKINGKIIKAMIVETEAYMGEDDLASHASKGRTPRTELMFGEAGKAYVYMIYGMYHCLNIITEKKDFPAAVLIRSVKIEGVDYKKTNGPGKLCKILKIDRKLNGWNIIKGEKLWLEKGINIKQSQIKKEKRVGIDYAKHCKEYIWRFILE, encoded by the coding sequence ATGCTCAATAAAAACTTTTATAAAAGAAATACTTTAAAGGTTGCCCAGGATTTGTTGGGCTGTTTTTTGATTAGGAAAATAAATGGAAAAATTATTAAAGCGATGATTGTAGAAACAGAGGCTTATATGGGTGAAGATGATTTAGCGTCGCATGCTTCTAAAGGCAGAACGCCCAGAACGGAACTTATGTTTGGCGAAGCAGGCAAGGCATATGTTTATATGATCTATGGAATGTATCATTGTTTGAATATCATAACTGAGAAAAAAGATTTTCCAGCAGCTGTTTTAATCAGGAGCGTAAAAATAGAGGGCGTGGATTATAAAAAAACAAACGGTCCGGGAAAATTATGTAAAATTCTGAAAATAGACAGGAAACTCAATGGCTGGAATATTATAAAAGGCGAGAAGTTATGGTTAGAAAAAGGAATTAATATCAAACAATCTCAAATAAAAAAAGAAAAAAGAGTCGGAATAGATTATGCCAAGCACTGCAAGGAATATATCTGGAGATTTATACTGGAATAA
- a CDS encoding glycosyltransferase — translation MRIAIFTNNYLPNVYGVPMSVETFRKEFESLGHEVFIFAPKYSDYKDINKNIFRYPSFDINIKFRFPLPIPYSHKINKILEDLDIDIIHSQHPNLLGSAAARWAKKKNVPLVFTWHTLYDQYTNFVPFLPAKIVAKWAINNAVKYANKVDTIIVPTESVALIIQKWGMNNKIIPIATGVMEKEFLNTDRNEIREKYETKENEILLILVSRLTTEKNINFVFEAVLKILKENKLAKFLLAGDGYLLPELKKRVKEENLEDKIIFAGIITHQEIKNYYAAGDIFVYASKSETQGMIITEAMYVGLPIVAVKAPGVESLVGNNINGILTSENESEFIRAIQKLMTDKDLRNKMSQESARIAREKYTSKICAEKMLEVYEKAIKNHAQ, via the coding sequence ATGCGCATTGCAATTTTTACCAATAATTATCTGCCTAATGTTTATGGTGTGCCTATGTCGGTGGAAACATTCAGGAAAGAATTCGAATCCCTCGGACACGAGGTTTTTATTTTTGCTCCGAAATATTCTGATTATAAGGATATAAATAAAAACATTTTTCGCTACCCATCATTTGATATAAATATAAAATTTCGTTTTCCTTTGCCGATTCCATATTCACACAAAATTAATAAAATTTTGGAAGATTTAGACATTGATATTATTCATTCCCAGCATCCTAATCTTTTAGGCTCGGCAGCTGCCAGATGGGCAAAGAAAAAAAACGTTCCACTGGTTTTCACTTGGCACACTCTTTATGATCAATATACGAATTTTGTGCCTTTTTTACCGGCAAAAATAGTGGCCAAGTGGGCAATTAATAATGCAGTCAAATATGCCAATAAAGTGGATACTATTATTGTGCCAACTGAATCAGTAGCGCTGATTATTCAGAAATGGGGAATGAACAATAAAATAATTCCGATTGCAACGGGAGTTATGGAAAAAGAATTTCTAAATACAGATAGAAATGAAATTCGTGAAAAATACGAAACTAAAGAAAATGAAATTTTATTAATTTTAGTTTCACGTCTGACAACTGAAAAAAATATTAATTTTGTTTTTGAAGCAGTCCTGAAAATTCTCAAAGAAAATAAATTAGCTAAATTTCTATTGGCAGGAGATGGATATCTTCTTCCTGAATTGAAGAAAAGAGTTAAAGAAGAAAATTTAGAAGACAAAATTATTTTTGCCGGAATAATCACTCACCAAGAAATAAAAAATTATTATGCGGCTGGAGATATTTTTGTTTATGCTTCCAAATCGGAAACGCAGGGTATGATTATAACTGAAGCGATGTATGTCGGTTTGCCGATTGTGGCCGTTAAAGCTCCGGGTGTGGAAAGTTTGGTAGGAAATAACATAAATGGCATCCTAACTTCTGAAAACGAGAGCGAATTTATTAGAGCTATCCAAAAACTTATGACTGATAAAGATTTACGAAATAAAATGTCGCAAGAATCCGCCAGAATTGCCAGAGAAAAATATACTTCTAAAATATGTGCCGAAAAAATGCTGGAAGTTTATGAAAAAGCAATAAAAAACCATGCTCAATAA
- a CDS encoding alpha/beta hydrolase: MVQKIVKLAEKAVGKAKSIIFADPKLLYKKERHLLNQPFFFEGTNGKGVLLVHGWTSTPYELRRLGKYLNENGYTVLGIQLSGHGTVPKDLEDVKWQTWINDIQLGYEKLKEVCPKIYIAGTSIGSSLTIVFAKENPEISGLVLMATPYRMKFEKILELWGRFTSLFKEYNKKFYPPTFGSRSTITRLIAYQSYPIKNAFETFALIKESKKNMEKIIQPCLIMQSTHDHLVEKNSLENIYNQIGSKIKEKRYISKAYHTFISDIKNEHVFEDILNFLNNN, encoded by the coding sequence ATGGTACAAAAAATTGTAAAATTAGCGGAAAAAGCTGTTGGAAAAGCTAAAAGTATCATTTTTGCAGATCCCAAGCTTTTGTATAAAAAGGAGCGGCACTTATTAAATCAGCCGTTTTTTTTCGAAGGCACAAATGGAAAAGGTGTTCTGCTTGTTCATGGCTGGACAAGTACTCCTTATGAATTAAGGCGTTTGGGTAAATATCTAAATGAAAACGGATACACGGTTTTAGGGATTCAGCTTAGCGGTCATGGAACAGTGCCTAAAGATCTCGAAGACGTTAAATGGCAAACATGGATAAATGATATACAGCTTGGTTATGAAAAACTTAAAGAAGTGTGTCCAAAAATATATATTGCCGGAACTTCTATAGGGTCAAGCTTGACAATCGTGTTTGCCAAAGAAAACCCGGAAATTTCTGGTTTAGTTCTTATGGCAACTCCATATAGGATGAAATTTGAAAAAATACTGGAGCTATGGGGGAGATTCACGAGTCTTTTCAAAGAATATAATAAAAAATTTTATCCCCCTACATTTGGATCGAGGTCTACTATAACAAGACTCATTGCTTATCAGTCATATCCTATTAAAAATGCTTTCGAAACATTTGCTCTGATAAAGGAATCCAAAAAAAATATGGAAAAAATAATACAGCCATGTCTTATTATGCAATCTACGCACGACCATCTTGTGGAAAAAAATAGTTTGGAAAATATTTATAATCAAATAGGATCAAAAATAAAAGAAAAAAGATATATTTCAAAAGCTTATCATACTTTCATTTCTGATATAAAAAATGAGCATGTATTTGAAGACATTCTTAATTTTTTGAATAATAATTAA
- a CDS encoding metallophosphoesterase, with product MKNIIATIAFFSDPHFSTSSEKKEEKWFPPICDWLEKINSSGGLVKKFLNFWDKKTQRSFFALVKKLIDLQPFDRLIGLGDYTPGANESGMLARKTHIQYLDFKKTLEKIICKKELVWGDHDAGYKFNLKKKAGIKIGTEKGGLSAKSVKVANYLIGRPFGVFYVKETKFIFLATNLVRNVNKKSEKELQDLKLEQENFLAKELGNGAKKVFILLHDPTALSKETSLRMIMDSHCDKIIAIIHGHLHAEFSRKIAMFSPVYRDLCRKYKTILVPAPWGMMGIGGGFLIMNIFSDGTYKIQKYKT from the coding sequence ATGAAAAACATTATTGCAACAATTGCTTTTTTTTCTGATCCTCATTTTTCAACGAGTAGTGAAAAAAAAGAAGAAAAGTGGTTCCCGCCAATATGTGATTGGTTAGAAAAAATCAATTCTTCTGGTGGTTTGGTTAAAAAATTTCTTAATTTTTGGGACAAAAAAACACAGCGATCTTTTTTTGCACTTGTTAAAAAACTAATTGACTTGCAGCCATTCGATCGTCTGATTGGGCTGGGGGATTATACCCCAGGAGCAAATGAAAGCGGTATGTTAGCGAGGAAGACCCATATTCAATATCTTGATTTTAAAAAAACACTAGAGAAGATAATTTGTAAGAAAGAATTGGTTTGGGGAGATCATGATGCTGGCTATAAATTTAATCTTAAGAAAAAAGCAGGAATAAAAATCGGTACTGAAAAAGGAGGACTATCTGCTAAAAGCGTTAAAGTAGCCAATTATCTTATAGGTAGGCCTTTTGGAGTTTTTTATGTTAAGGAAACAAAATTTATTTTTCTTGCTACAAACTTAGTAAGAAATGTTAACAAGAAAAGCGAAAAAGAACTCCAGGATTTAAAATTAGAGCAAGAAAATTTTCTGGCAAAAGAGCTGGGTAACGGTGCTAAGAAGGTTTTTATTCTATTGCATGATCCTACAGCCTTATCGAAAGAAACGTCTTTAAGGATGATTATGGACTCTCACTGCGATAAAATCATTGCCATCATCCACGGACATTTGCATGCGGAATTTTCGAGAAAGATTGCAATGTTTTCTCCGGTATACCGTGATCTTTGTCGGAAATATAAAACAATTTTGGTTCCGGCTCCATGGGGTATGATGGGAATTGGAGGAGGGTTTCTAATCATGAATATTTTCAGTGACGGAACTTACAAAATCCAAAAATACAAAACATAA
- a CDS encoding DedA family protein gives MDQTGQHIFEFLKTYGYWAMLPLMTLEGPVVTLISAMLASLGAFFWPWVLILSILGDVIGDVILYGLGYKYGMHFVRHVGKYIGITEDLVEKMERYFQNHGGKTIFVVKSTVGLCWATFTAAGIVKMDFKKFLKYSFLGGIIWSGSLVAMGYFYGYLWRSIKGYIDWIGWVIAIITITSFAIITFYKKYQSRKLLREEK, from the coding sequence ATGGATCAAACTGGACAACATATTTTTGAATTTCTGAAAACATATGGCTATTGGGCTATGCTACCACTGATGACACTTGAGGGTCCAGTGGTGACATTAATTTCCGCCATGCTGGCGTCTCTGGGCGCATTTTTTTGGCCATGGGTGCTTATACTTTCAATTTTGGGAGATGTTATTGGGGATGTTATTCTTTATGGTCTTGGTTATAAATACGGGATGCATTTCGTAAGACATGTCGGAAAATATATAGGCATCACGGAGGATTTAGTTGAAAAAATGGAAAGATATTTTCAAAATCACGGAGGCAAGACGATTTTTGTAGTAAAATCAACAGTCGGATTGTGCTGGGCAACGTTCACTGCAGCTGGAATTGTGAAAATGGATTTCAAGAAATTCCTGAAGTATTCTTTTTTAGGAGGAATCATTTGGAGCGGGTCATTAGTGGCAATGGGATATTTTTATGGTTATCTATGGAGGAGCATAAAAGGGTATATAGATTGGATAGGTTGGGTTATAGCAATAATAACCATTACTTCTTTTGCAATCATTACTTTTTATAAAAAATATCAGTCAAGAAAGCTTTTAAGGGAAGAGAAATAA
- a CDS encoding metal-sensing transcriptional repressor, protein MIKEDKKKKIRIGFKKASGLLSKISEMVEKDCYCIDVMQQNLAVIGLLRSAHEMLMENHLNTCFRSAMASKNEKKKQQMIGEILKVTNLYNK, encoded by the coding sequence ATGATTAAAGAAGACAAAAAGAAGAAGATTCGTATCGGCTTCAAGAAAGCTTCCGGCTTGCTTTCAAAAATTAGCGAGATGGTTGAAAAAGACTGTTACTGCATTGATGTAATGCAACAGAATTTAGCTGTTATTGGTCTTCTAAGGTCAGCGCACGAGATGCTCATGGAGAATCATCTTAATACTTGCTTCAGATCTGCTATGGCTTCCAAAAATGAAAAAAAGAAACAGCAAATGATAGGAGAAATTTTAAAGGTAACAAATTTATATAATAAATAA